GCCGTCGCCCGCTCGATGGCCGCCCGCTACCGCAACCGCGGCATCGACCTCGACGACCTCGAGCAGGTGGCACTCCTCGGCCTCACCAAGGCCGCGCAGCGATTCGATCCCTCCGCCGGGCACGACTTCCTGTCGTTCGCGGTCCCCACGGTGCGCGGCGAGCTCCGCCGGCACTTCCGCGACTCGGGCTGGATGATCCGGCCGCCGCGCCGCGTGCAGGACATGCAGGCGCGGGTCGCGTCGGCCCATGAGGAGCTCGAGGCCCAGCTCGGCCGCTCGCCCCGTCCGACGGAGGTCGCGGCGCACCTCGGCGAGCAGCTCGACGACGTGGTCGAGGCCCTCGCCGCGGACGGGTGCTTCACGCCGACCTCGCTCGACGCCACCGTCGGTGACGGCACGTCGAGCCTGGGCGACCTGATCGGCCACGAGGACCGCGCGATGCGGTCGGCCGAGGCCCGCATCGTGCTGGAGCCGGTCATCCGGCGGCTCTCCGCACGCGACCGGCGCATCGTCCGGATGCGCTTCTACGACGAGCGCACCCAGCAGGAGATCGCCGACGCCGTCGGTCTCACGCAGGCGCAGGTCTCGCGGGTGCTCACCCGCATCCTGGCCGACCTCCGGGCCGACCTGGGCGAGTCCCGCCCCGCCGCCTGACCCCGCACCACACCGGGGTCGACCCCGTCAGGAGTCGAACCCCAGCCCGACCCGGTCGAGCACCTGCAGGAAGGCGTTGCGCCGACCCTGCCGGTGGTCGGCCCGGTCGAGCGACCACCTCGTGAGGTTGATGCCGATCGAGGACAGCGGCTCCGGCGGGAAGGGCAGCGGGCGCTCGCGCACCATGCGCAGCTCGGTGCGCTCCGTCGGCTCTCCCGCGAGCAGGTCGAGCAGCACGTCCGCCGCGAAGCGGGTGGCACCCACGCCGAGGCCGGTGAACCCGGCCGCGTGGGCCACCCGCCCACGGTGCGACAGGCCGTAGAACGCGGTGAACTGCGTGCACGTGTCGATGGCACCCGCCCAGCGGTGGCTGAACCGGACCTCCTCCAGCTGCGGGAAGGTCGCCAGGAAGTGCGACGCCAGCCGCGCGTGGCTCGCGCGCCGGTCCTCGTGGCGGGCGGCCACCTTCCCGCCGGCGGGATAGACGGCGTCGTACCCGCCCCACAGGATCCGGTCGTCGCTCGTCAACCGGGCGTAGTGGAACTGGTTGGCCAGGTCGGCCAGTCCCTGCCGTCCCTGCCAGCCGATCGAGGCCCGCTGGTCGGCGGTGAGCGGCTCCGTCATCAGCACGTAGTCGTAGACCGGGACCGTCATCCACCGGTTGCGCCGCAGCAGCGACGGGAAGGCGTTCGTCGCGAGGACCACGTGGTCGGAGGTGACCACGGCCCGATCGGTGTGCACCTCCACGGCACCGGACGGCGTACGCCGCAGCGCGGTGGCCGCGGAGTGCTCGTGCACCTCGACGCCGAGCTCCGTCGCCACGCGGGCCAGCTCGAGCGCCAGCCGTGCGGGGTGCACGAGGGCGGTCTCGTCCGGCTCGAGCCCGCCGGCCAGGAAGAGCGGGCTGTCGATCTCCGCGCGCGTCCGCGCCGCGTCGAGGAAGTGGGGCCGGTCGCGCAGCCAGTCGACCTGGTGCTCCTCGACCGCGACGGCGAGGGTGCCCGTGCGCTCCCACTGGCAGTCGAGGCCGAGCTCGCGCACGTCGGCCTCGAAGCCGTCGAGGTTCTCGCGGCCGAGCCGGGCCAGGACCTCCTGCTCCTCCGGCCAGCGGTGGCGCGCGTTGTCCTCGCCGTGGGTCAGCGACGCCTCGCAGAAGCCGCCGTTGCGGCCCGACGCCGCCCAGCCGACGGTGCGGGCCTCGAGGAGGACCAGGCGGCGACCGGGGTCGCGCCGCTTGGCGTGCACCGCCGCCCACAGGCCGAGGTAGCCGCCGCCCACGACCGTGAGGTCCGTCCGGACGGGCGCAAGGAGCTCCGGGTGGCGGGCCTGGGGACCCGCCTCGTCGAGCCAGTGGACGGCCTGCACGCTCGGGGCGAGCGCGCGCTCGACCAGCGCGGCGGAGGGGGCGTGCCGCTCGTAGGCGGTCGGGTGGGCTGCCACCCGTCGATCCTGCCAGCAGCCGGCCCGGCGGACGGTCGTACGCCCCGCGGCCGGGGGTCGGGCATGCTGGAGCCATGCGTTTCACCGAGCACGAGCTGACGGTCGCCGTGACCGCCGCGGCCAAGGTCGTGGCCGGGGGCAAGGTCGGCAGGAGGGCCAAGGGCGAGGCGGCGTGGGAGGCGATGAGCAAGCTCGAGCGCTACCATCTCCTCGAGGCCGTCGGCAGCCAGGTGCTGCCCGTCCTGCTCGCCCTGCCCGATGTCGAGGTCCCGGCCGGCACCCGGCCGACGTTCACCGACGACCAGATCGGCACCGCGGTCCAGCAGACCCTCGGCGAGACCGGCGTCGGCCGGCTCCGCCAGAAGGTGGCGGTGGCCGCGCGCCTCACGCTCGTGCGTACGGCGCTCGCGCAGCTGCCCGTGCGCCAGGACCCCGACGCGCTCGTCGTGCCGGACTCCCTCTGACGCGACCCCCGGGATCCTGAGGAGGACGCTCAGGTTCGGTGCGTACCGTCGATGGCGATGACTTCCACGACTTCGAAGACGATCTCCATGATGCGCACCTCGCGGACCCGCACCGCCCTCGTCGGCCTCGCGGCCGCCGCCCTGTTGTCCCTGTCCGCGTGCGGCAGCGAGAACGACTCGCGCGACGAGCCCGACGCCGCTCCTTCCGCGAGCGAGTCGCCCAGCGCGTCCGCGGACGACACGGCCGCCGCCGGCCCCGACCTCGAGGGCATCCCCGACGTGGTGGCCGAGGTCAACGGCGAGGAGGTCACCAAGGAGGAGTTCGCACCGCTCTACGAGGCGGCCTTCCAGCGGGCGACCATGGAGGCGCAGATGAGCGGCGCGGCGCCCGACGAGGACGCGCTGAGGAAGCAGACCGTCGACGACCTGGTCGACACCGAGCTGCTCGCCCAGGAGGCGGACGAGCGCGGCCTGTCCGTCACCGACGCGGACGTGGACGCCGAGCTCGAGCAGCTCGCGCAGCAGAACCAGATGGCCTCCGGCGAGGAGCTGCTGAAGGCGATCGAGGAGCAGGGCATGAGCCAGGAGCAGGCCCGCACCCAGGTCGGCACCCAGGTGATGATCGAGCAGCTCGTCGCCGACGAGGGTGGTCCTGCGGAGCCGACCGGCAAGGAGCTCCGGGAGATCTACGCGCAGGCCAAGCAGGCGCAGACCGGGCAGGAGATCCCGCCCTTCGCCGAGGTGCGCGAGCAGATCGCCGAGCAGGCGAAGGCCGAGGAGACCGGCCGGATCGCGCAGGAGCTCGTCGACGGCCTTCGCGAGGACGCCGACATCACGGTCAACCTCTGACCCCGACGACTCAGCCGGGCGCCGGGTGGCCCATCAGCGCGGCCACCGCGTCGGTCAGCTCGAGGCGGTTGAACGGCTTGGACAGGAAGTGCGGGTGCCGGTAGGCGACGTCCTGGTCGCCCGACATCAGCAGCACCGGCGCGCCGGGGCGGGTGATCCGCAGGCGCTCGGCCACCTCGAGCCCGGTCATCCGGGGCATGTGGTGGTCGAGGACGATGAGGTCGAACTCGCTCTCGCAGGCGCTGGTCCAGGCCTCGAACCCGTCGGCTGCGACCGCCACGTCGTGCCCGGCGCGTTGCAGCACGAAGCAGATGAAGTCGCGGATGTCCGGGTCGTCGTCGGCAACGAGACTTGTCATGGACATGCAACGAGTGTGCCCGCGGGAAGTCACTCCGGGGCTCGCGCCCGGTCACGACATCTAAAGAGGTTGTAAAGACCGCATGCCCTCGCTCCTCCTCAGCGGGGCCCGGTGGCCCTACTGTTCTCCCATGCTGAGGGTCCTCGTCGTGGAGGACCACGCCTCCACGCGGGAGGCGCTGGTCGACGTGCTGCGGGTCGTGGGCTACGACGCCGTCGAGGCCGCCTCGGGGCGCGAGGCCCTCGAGCTGGTGACGACGTCCGGCCCCGACCTGATGGTGCTCGACCTCGGACTGCCGGACCTCGACGGGATCGAGGTGATCAGGGAGGTGCGCGAGCTGTCCGACCTGCCGGTCCTCGTCGTGTCGGGCACCCACCGCCGCCGCCGCAAGGCCGACGCGCTCGACGCGGGCGCCGACGACTTCATCGAGAAGCCGTTCGACGTCGGCGAGCTCCGCGCGCGTCTGCACGCCGTGACCCGGCGCCGCTCGCGCGGCCTCGCCGACGACCCGCGCCGGACGTACGGCGACATCGAGGTGGACGTCGAGGCGCGCACCCTGTCGCGCAGCGGCCGCGAGATCCGGCTGACCGAGACCGAGTGGCGCCTCCTCGACGCGCTCACCGCCCGGGCGGGCGCCGTGGTGACCCACCAGAGGCTGGCGGCGACCGTGTGGGGACCGCGGGCCCGCAAGGAGGTCTACCCGACGCTCCGGGTCCACATCGCCTCGTTGCGCCGCAAGCTGCGCGACGGGGGCCAGGACCCGCAGGTCATCCGTGGCGAGTCCGGGATGGGCTACCGCTGGGTGGCCGCGGGCGACCAGCGGGCGGCACGCGACCGTACGACCGTGCTGCACCGCGCCGTCGCGCTCCGCGACGAGGTGGCGCTGCTGGCGCCCGCGGCGGCCTCCGGCTCGCCCGAGGCCGAGGCGCTCGCGCGCGCCTCCGACCTGGTCGACGCCCTCGAGCGCCTGGAGGCCCGCACGTGAGCCGGGCGCAGCGCCCCCTGCCGGTGCCAACGGTGCTCGCGTTCGCCGGCGCCTACGCCGTCCTCGCGCTGCTGGGGCGGACCACGGTGGTGGACGGAGCGACCGTCAGCCTCGTGTGGCCCGCGGCGGGCGTGGCGGCGCTGTGGATGCTGGCCGAGTCGCCGCGCCACCAGTGGCGCGTGCTCGTGCCCCTCGCGCTCGTGCACGGAGGGGTCGTGTGGGGCACCGGCGCGTCCCTGACGGTCACGCTCTTCGGCTCCGTGTCCGTCGCGGTGCAGACGTGGCTCCTCTGCCACCTGCTGCGGCGCTGGTGCCCGAGCCTGCTGGGCGCCGGCGGGACCGCGAGCCTGCGCATGCCGCGCACCCTGGTGCTCGCGGGCGTGGCGGCCGTCCTCGCGTGCACCGTCGGGGCGGCGATCGGCACGACGGGCCTGTGGGTCGACGGCGAGCCGACGGACGCGTCGACGGCCGTGGCGTGGTTCGCGCGCCACCTGACGGGCATCCTCGCCGTGGGTGGGGTCGGCCACCTCGCCTGGGAGTGGCGCACGCAGCAGGTCCCCGCGCGGGCGCACGGCGGCTCGACCACGGAGCTCGTGCTGCTGTGGGTCGGCTCCGTCGTCATCACCGTCGTGCTGTTCCTGCAGCCCTACCCGCTCGCGTTCCTCGTCATCGCGCTGACCGTGTGGTCGGCCGCGCGCTTCCGCACGTTCCCCGCCGCCCTCCACGCCCTGACGCTGGGGTCGATCGGGCTGTGGCTCAGCCTGCTCGACCACGGCTCCTTCGCCCGCCTGTCGGACCCGCTCGCCGAGGCGCTGGTCTCGCAGGTGTTCCTGGTCGCGGTGCTGCTCGCCGGCCTGTTCGTCGGTGCGCTGAGCGACCGCATCGACGAGCTCTTCGCGACGGTGACCCGCGCCCAGCGCGAGGCGGCCGAGCAGGCCGAGCTCCTGGCGGAGATGACTGAGAGCATGGGCGAGGGCCTGGTCGTGCTCGACCGCGACGGGCGCGTCGAGCGCAGCAACGGCGCCAGCCGGCGGCTCGCCCACCGGGTCCGGCCCGGGGCGCCCGACGCCGACGCGCTGGCCGCGCTGGTCGCGCTCGTGCTGCACCCGGCCGCCGACAACACCGACGCGGCGCGCGCCGAGCTGGGGGTCGGCGACGTCGTCGTCCCGCTCGCCAACGGCGAGGAGGCCGTGCTCGCCGTCTCCCGCACCGTCCTCACCCGCCGGCTCGCGGACGACGGCGGCGCCGGGGTGCTCCTCGTGCTGCGGGACGTCACCGAGCACCGCTCCGGCCTCAAGCCGCTGGCCGGCTTCGCCGCGACCGCGGCCCACGACCTCCGCGGGCCGCTCACTGCCATCCGGTCCTGGCTCTCGCTGGCCATCGAGGACCTCGAGCCGGGGGCCGAGGTGCTCGCGCCGCTGCGCCGCGCCGAGCGCGCGACGGGCCACATGGGCCAGCTCATCGACGACCTGCTCGAGCACGCCATGGCGGAGTCCGGCGAGCTCGTCGCCCAGGACGTCGAGCTCGCGGGGCAGCACGGCGTGCTGGCCCCCCTGGTCGGGCTCCTCGGTCCCGACGACGTGCTCGAGGTGGCCGACGACCTCCCGCCCGTCCACGCCGACCCGGTGGCCGTCCGGCAGCTGTTCGGCAACCTCGTCGGCAACGCCGTGAAGTACGCCAAGCCCGGTGAGCCGGCGTACGTCCGGGTCCGCGCCCAGCAGCAGGGCTCGCGCGTGGTCGTCGAGGTCGAGGACGACGGGGTGGGCGTGGTGGACCACGACCGCTCGCTGATCTTCCAGCGGTTCCACCGCAGTGGCGCGGTGCGGGCGAACTTCCGCGGGACCGGGATGGGCCTGTCGATCTGCCAGACGATCGTCCACCGCCACGGCGGGACCATCGAGTGCCTGCCCACGGCCCCCGGGACGGGGTCGGTGTTCCGCTTCGACCTGCCCGCGGCGTCGGGGTCGGCTTCCTCGGGCGCTTCGTCGTCGGGGGTGGCCTCGTCGTCGGGGTCCTCGTCGTCGGGGGTGGCTCCCCGGGCGGCGGATCCGGAGCGCGAGGAGCGTCGCGGCTCGCAGGCCGAGGCCCGGCGGGTGCCGGAGTCGTCGCGGGTGTCGTCGCCGGAGTAGGAGTCTGCGGTCCGGTCTGTCGACCTTTGCACCCGAGTTCCGTGCTTCGAGGTGGAGATCTCTACCTCGAAGCACGGCGGTCACCGGATATCCGGTGACTCCAGCCGCAGCCGGAGATCCGCAGCCAGGGCCCCCGCCAGCACTCACACGTTGCGGCGGTACTGCCCACCCACCTCGAAGAACGCCTCGGTCACCTGCTGCAGCGAGCACACCCGTGCGGCGTCCATGAGGACCGCGAAGACGTTCTCGCCGGAGATCGCGGCGTCCTTGAGCCGCGCGAGCGCCTGCTGCGCCTCGGCGCCGTGCGCTGCCTGGAAGGCGCGCACCCGGGACAGCTGGGACTCCTTCTCGGTCTCGGTGGCGCGGGCCAGCTCGATCTCCTGCGGCTGCGTGTCGGCGGCCGACTCCTTGAGGAACGTGTTGACCCCGATGATCGGCAGCGAGCCGTCGTGCTTGCGGTGCTCGTAGAGCATCGACTCGTCCTGGATCCGCCCGCGCTGGTAGCCCGTCTCCATCGCGCCGAGCACGCCGCCGCGCTCGTTGATGCGGTCGAACTCCTCGAGCACCGCCGCCTCGACGAGGTCGGTGAGGTCGTCGATGACGAACGAGCCCTGGAGCGGGTTCTCGTTCATCGCCAGGCCCCACTCGCGGTTGATGATCAGCTGGATTGCCAGCGCGCGGCGTACGGACTCCTCCGTCGGCGTCGTGACCGCCTCGTCGTAGGCGTTGGTGTGCAGGCTGTTGGCGTTGTCGTAGATCGCGATGAGGGCCTGCAGCGTCGTGCGGATGTCGTTGAAGTCCATCTCCTGCGCGTGCAGCGACCGGCCGCTCGTCTGGACGTGGTACTTCAGCTTCTGCGACCGCTCGGAGGCGCCGTACTTCTCCTTCATCGTCACCGCCCAGATGCGGCGCGCGACGCGGCCGAGGACGGTGTACTCGGGGTCCATGCCGTTGGAAAAGAAGAACGACAGGTTGGGGGCGAAGTCGTCGATGTCCATCCCGCGCGCGAGGTAGGCCTCGACGTAGGTGAAGCCGTTGGCGAGGGTGAACGCGAGCTGGCTGATGGGGTTCGCCCCGGCCTCGGCGATGTGGTAGCCGGAGATCGACACGGAGTAGAAGTTGCGCACCTGCTGCTCGATGAACCACTCCTGGATGTCGGCCATCATCCGCAGGCAGAACTCCGTCGAGAACAGCGCCGTGTTCTGGCCCTGGTCCTCCTTGAGGATGTCGGCCTGCACCGTCCCCCGGACGTTGGCGAGGGCGTACGCCGCGAGCTGGGCGTGCTCCTCGTCGCTCGGCTCGCGGCCCTCCCGCTCGCGGAAGACGTCGACCTGCTGGTCGATCGCGGTGTTGAGGAAGAACGCCAGCACGGTCGGCGCGGGGCCGTTGATCGTCAGGGACACCGACGTCGTCGGCGCGACGAGGTCGAAGCCGTCGAAGAGCTCCTTCATGTCGTCGAGGGTGGCCACCGAGACGCCGGACGTGCCGACCTTGCCGTAGACGTCGGGGCGCGGGTCGGGGTCGCGGCCGTAGAGCGTCACGGAGTCGAAGGCGGTCGAGAGCCGGGTGGCGGGATTGCCCTCGGAGAGGATCTTGAACCGGCGGTTGGTGCGGGCCGGGTCGCCCTCGCCGGCGAACATCCGCGCCGGGTCCTCGTTGTCGCGCTTGAACGGGAAGACGCCCGCGGTGAAGGGGAAGTAGCCCGGAAGGTTCTCGTTGCGCCAGAACCGCACCAGCTCGCCGTGGTCGGCGAAGCGCGGCAGCGCGACCCGGGGGATCTTGTTGCCGCTGAGTGACTCCTTCGTGAGCCGGGTCGTGATCTCCCGGTCGCGGACCTTCACGACCTGCTCGTCGCCGGAGTAGGACTCCACGACCGCCGGCCAGCGCTCGATCTGGTCGACGACCTCGTGGGGGACGGCCTTGCGCGCCGCCTCGAGCAGCGCGGGGACGCCGCCCGCGTCGCCGTCGCCGAGCTGGTCGGCGACGTACTGGACGCGCTGGAGGGTGCGCGCCGCCTCGGCCAGCTCGGACGTACGCGCGTGGTAGCCACGGACGGTCTCGGTGATCTCCGAGAGGTAGCGCACCCGGTCGGCCGGCACGACCTGCCGGATGCCGGAGGAGTGGCGTACGTCGACGCGCGGGAGCGTGCCCTCGCTGATCGCCAGGCCGGCCTCGGCGAGCTCGGCGCGCAGGTGCTGGTAGAGCGCGGTGACGCCGTCGTCGTTGAACGTCGCCGCGCTCGTGCCGAAGACCGGCATGTCGTGCGGCTGCTTGCCGAAGGCCTCGCGGTTGCGGACCAGCTGGCGCCCGACGTCGCGCAGCGCGTCCTTGGCGCCGCGGCGCTCGAACTTGTTGATGGCCACGGTGTCGGCGAAGTCGAGCATGTCGATCTTCTCGAGCTGGGAGGCGGCGCCGAACTCGGGCGTCATGACGTAGAGGGAGTGGTCGACGAGCGGCACGATGCCGGCGTCGCCCTGGCCGATGCCGGGGGTCTCCACGATCACCAGGTCGTTGCCGGCGGCCTGGAGCACGGCGATGACGTCGGCGAGGTGGTCGGGCACCTCGTGGGCGCCGCGGGTGGCGAGCGAGCGGAAGAAGACGCGGTCGCCGTCGAGGGAGTTGGCGCGGATCCGGTCGCCGAGCAGCGCGCCACCGCCCTTGCGACGGGTCGGGTCGACCGCGACGACGGCGATCCGCAGCTTGTCCTGCTGGTCGGTGCGGAAGCGGCGGACCACCTCGTCGGTGAGCGAGGACTTGCCCGACCCGCCGGTGCCGGTGATGCCGAGCACGGGCACGACGCGGCGCGTGGCCGCGGCGCGGATCTCGGCGAGGGTCGCCTCGTCCAGGCGTCCGCCCTCGGCGCCGGTGATGGCCCGCGCGACGGCGAACCGGTCGCCGGTGAGCACCTGCTCGACCGTGACCTGCGCGTCCTGCCAGAGGTCGACGTCGCAGTCGGCGACGACCGAGTTGATCATCCCGACGAGGCCCATCCTCTGGCCGTCCTCGGGGGAGAAGATGGTGACGCCGGACTCGCGCAGCCGGGTGATCTCGGAGGGCACGATCACGCCCCCGCCGCCGCCGACGACCCGGACGTGGCCGGCCCCCGCGGCGCGCAGCGACTCGACGAGGTACTCGAAGTACTCCACGTGTCCGCCCTGGTAGGACGACACCGCGACCCCCTGGACGTCCTCCTCCAGGGCCGCGTCCACGACCTCCTGCACCGAGCGGTTGTGGCCGAGGTGGATGACCTCGCAGCCCTGGCTCATGAGGATGCGCCGCATGATGTTGATCGAGGCGTCGTGGCCGTCGAAGAGCGCGGACGCGGTGACGAGGCGGATCGGGTTGCGCGGGGTGTGCAGGTCGGCCATGGTCCGATGCTAGGACATCCAACTATTACTCGGAAGTCACAAGGGCGGGGGTGCTGTGCACCCGAGTTGCGTGCTTCGAGGTGGAGATCTCTACCTGTAGGGCCGGTGGTCCCCGGATATCCGGGGACCACCGAGCCGGCCGGAGCCGCCGGAACCCCGACCCCCTCAGAGGTCGCCGAGCCCCGTCCGGAGCGAGGTCAGCCGGTCGGTCAGCTCCCGCACGTCGCCCCCGGGCAGCCCGGGCCGCTCGAAGACCTCGTCGTTGAGGGCGGCGGTCGCGTCCTCGACGGCCCGCCGGCCGGCCTCGGTGAGCACGGCGCGTACGACGCGCTTGTCCTCGGCGCTGCGCACGCGCTCGACGTAGCCCTGCGCCACCAGCCGGTCCACGGCGCTGGTGACGCTGGTCGGGTGGACCTGCAGCAGCGACCCCAGGCGCGACATCGGCATGGCCGTGCCGCGGGCGAAGGACAGCAGCCGGAGCACCTCGTAGCGGGCGAAGGTCAGCCCGCGCGGGCGGAGCACCGCGTCGATCCGCTCCATCAGCAGCTGCTGGGCCCGCACGACCGAGGTCACCATCGCCATCCCGTCGGCGGCGTCGCGCCAGCCGTGGGCGACCCACTGGCGGTGGGCCTCGCCGATCGGGTCGCGGGTCATGGCTGGAGGTTAGCGATGGGCCGGCGTCACCGGTGCAGCGCGGTGAGCACCGCGTGCGCCTCGACCATCGCCGGGCCGTACCAGGTCAGCAGCCGCCCCGAGACGAGCCGGGTCGGGGTGGCCAACGCCTCCGGGCCGTCGTCGGCGGTGAAGACGTACGGCTCGTCCGGCAGCAGCACGACGTCCGCGCCGGCGCCGTCGATGTCCGCCGGCGTGACCGGCGGATAGCGCCCGTCGCGGCCGGCCAGCACGTTGACCAGCCCGGCCCGGGTGAGCAGGTCGTCGGTGTAGGTCGGCGACCCCACGACCATCCACGGGTCCCGCCAGATCGGCACCGCGACCCGCAGCCGCGCCGGCGCCGGGGAGGACCAGAGGTCGCGCGCCTCGACGAGCCAGCCGGGATCCGCGAGGTCGAGGGCCTCGGCGAACAGGCGCGACATCGAGGCCAGCGCGTCCTCGACGGTCTCGATCCGGGTCACCCACACCGCGACGCCGGCCTCGCGGAGGCGGCGTACGTCGAGCTCGCGGTTCTCCTCCATGTTGGCCACGACGAGGTCGGGGGAGAGGGCGCGGACGGCGGCGAGGTCGGGGTTCTTGGTGCCGCGCACCCGCGCCACGCCGAGGTCCGCCGGGTGGGTGCACCACTCGGTGGCGCCGACCAGCCGGTCGGGCGCCGAGGCGGCCAGCGCCTCGGTCAGCGACGGGACGAGCGAGACGACGCGGCTCGCGGGCGCGCCGAGCGGGACATCGGCTCCCAGGTCGTCGCGCACGGGTCGAACCTAGGACACCGGAGGGGTGCTCGGCGCGCCGAGCCCGGCGTGATGGAGTTGTCCCATGAGCAAGCACGCCCGGTCGTCGGGGCTGCCGGTCGACGGCGCGGAGCGGGCCACCGCCGACGGGTGGAGCTTCCCCGCCCGCGACCCTGCGACCGGTGAGCGGCTCTGGGACGTCCCCGACGCCGGCGTGACTGACGCGCACGCCGCGGCCGAGGCGGCGTGGCGGGCCCGGCACGCGACGACGTGGAGCACCGACACCGCCCTGCGCGTGGACGCCGTCACCGAGCTGCGCGAGGCGCTGGCCGCACGGGCCGACGACCTCGCCCTGCTGCTCGCCGCCGAGACCGGCGTCCCGGTCGCCCTGCGGGAGGCGCACGTCGACGCGCCGATCGCCGCGATGGGCCACGAGGTGGTGCCGGACCCCGAGCAGGACGCCGGCGTGACGCTCGTGCTCACCCCGGCCACGTCGCCGCTGGCAGTGGCGATCGAGGAGGTCGGCCGCGTGCTGCTCGCCGGCGGCACCGTCGTGCTCAAGCCCGCGCCCGAGGCGGCCTCCGCGGCCCTCGAGCTCGGCCGCATCGCGCTGGACATCGTGCCGCGCGGCGTCCTCAACGTGCTCACCACCCGCGACGTCGACGTGGCGATCGCCCTCACCCGCGACCGCCGGGTCGACGAGGTGTCCTTCACCGGGTCGGCGGTCGTCGGCGAGCGGGTCGGGGCGACGGCCGGTGGCGCCGGCAAGCGCGTACGACTCGACGTCGGCGGGGCGCGGACGGTCCGGGTCGCGGACGACGACGACCTCGACGCCGTGGTGCGGGCCGCCGCCGTCGAGCTGGTGGCCAACGCCGGGCAGGGCTGCCGGCT
This genomic stretch from Nocardioides renjunii harbors:
- a CDS encoding helical backbone metal receptor, producing MRDDLGADVPLGAPASRVVSLVPSLTEALAASAPDRLVGATEWCTHPADLGVARVRGTKNPDLAAVRALSPDLVVANMEENRELDVRRLREAGVAVWVTRIETVEDALASMSRLFAEALDLADPGWLVEARDLWSSPAPARLRVAVPIWRDPWMVVGSPTYTDDLLTRAGLVNVLAGRDGRYPPVTPADIDGAGADVVLLPDEPYVFTADDGPEALATPTRLVSGRLLTWYGPAMVEAHAVLTALHR
- a CDS encoding aldehyde dehydrogenase family protein, which gives rise to MSKHARSSGLPVDGAERATADGWSFPARDPATGERLWDVPDAGVTDAHAAAEAAWRARHATTWSTDTALRVDAVTELREALAARADDLALLLAAETGVPVALREAHVDAPIAAMGHEVVPDPEQDAGVTLVLTPATSPLAVAIEEVGRVLLAGGTVVLKPAPEAASAALELGRIALDIVPRGVLNVLTTRDVDVAIALTRDRRVDEVSFTGSAVVGERVGATAGGAGKRVRLDVGGARTVRVADDDDLDAVVRAAAVELVANAGQGCRLPASVVVPTHRYTDALRAALGAMEEVAVGDPTDPATRCGPLRSPVARDRVLRYVALARSEGADVALGGHVLDRDGGWWVAPTVIGGVEPGSRLVREEVLGPVLMVVPDSSARA
- the icmF gene encoding fused isobutyryl-CoA mutase/GTPase IcmF, with product MADLHTPRNPIRLVTASALFDGHDASINIMRRILMSQGCEVIHLGHNRSVQEVVDAALEEDVQGVAVSSYQGGHVEYFEYLVESLRAAGAGHVRVVGGGGGVIVPSEITRLRESGVTIFSPEDGQRMGLVGMINSVVADCDVDLWQDAQVTVEQVLTGDRFAVARAITGAEGGRLDEATLAEIRAAATRRVVPVLGITGTGGSGKSSLTDEVVRRFRTDQQDKLRIAVVAVDPTRRKGGGALLGDRIRANSLDGDRVFFRSLATRGAHEVPDHLADVIAVLQAAGNDLVIVETPGIGQGDAGIVPLVDHSLYVMTPEFGAASQLEKIDMLDFADTVAINKFERRGAKDALRDVGRQLVRNREAFGKQPHDMPVFGTSAATFNDDGVTALYQHLRAELAEAGLAISEGTLPRVDVRHSSGIRQVVPADRVRYLSEITETVRGYHARTSELAEAARTLQRVQYVADQLGDGDAGGVPALLEAARKAVPHEVVDQIERWPAVVESYSGDEQVVKVRDREITTRLTKESLSGNKIPRVALPRFADHGELVRFWRNENLPGYFPFTAGVFPFKRDNEDPARMFAGEGDPARTNRRFKILSEGNPATRLSTAFDSVTLYGRDPDPRPDVYGKVGTSGVSVATLDDMKELFDGFDLVAPTTSVSLTINGPAPTVLAFFLNTAIDQQVDVFREREGREPSDEEHAQLAAYALANVRGTVQADILKEDQGQNTALFSTEFCLRMMADIQEWFIEQQVRNFYSVSISGYHIAEAGANPISQLAFTLANGFTYVEAYLARGMDIDDFAPNLSFFFSNGMDPEYTVLGRVARRIWAVTMKEKYGASERSQKLKYHVQTSGRSLHAQEMDFNDIRTTLQALIAIYDNANSLHTNAYDEAVTTPTEESVRRALAIQLIINREWGLAMNENPLQGSFVIDDLTDLVEAAVLEEFDRINERGGVLGAMETGYQRGRIQDESMLYEHRKHDGSLPIIGVNTFLKESAADTQPQEIELARATETEKESQLSRVRAFQAAHGAEAQQALARLKDAAISGENVFAVLMDAARVCSLQQVTEAFFEVGGQYRRNV
- a CDS encoding MarR family winged helix-turn-helix transcriptional regulator; the encoded protein is MTRDPIGEAHRQWVAHGWRDAADGMAMVTSVVRAQQLLMERIDAVLRPRGLTFARYEVLRLLSFARGTAMPMSRLGSLLQVHPTSVTSAVDRLVAQGYVERVRSAEDKRVVRAVLTEAGRRAVEDATAALNDEVFERPGLPGGDVRELTDRLTSLRTGLGDL